The following are encoded together in the Candidatus Methylomirabilis oxygeniifera genome:
- a CDS encoding Nucleotidyl transferase — protein MKAVIMAGGFGTRLRPLTANLPKPMIPMAAKPLMEHTVALLKDHGFDDLITLLYFQPDTIERYFGDGAEFGVKMVYATATEDYGTAGAVKNAEAFLDGTFLVTSGDILTDFDLSEAVKVHKNRGALATIVLTRVENPLQYGVVITASDGRITHFLEKPTWGEVLSDTVNTGIYILEPEVLELIPTGVEFDFSRDLFPRLMEEGRALYGHVATGYWKDVGDLIEYRLAHRDILAGLVKVALPGKPVEGLDKPIWLGEGSRVDFTASLKDGVLIGKHTQVGANTYITRSVIGDNCVIEEGAVIIGSILWNNVFIGSRAVLKENVVGQASEIKANARIFEGALISEQCKVGEGSVVKADVKVWPHKVIEDGAVLATSLIWGQKWSRSLFGAYGVTGLANLEISPEFGAKLGACFGATLRMGSIVRTSRDSHQASHMVKRAVISGLLSAGVSVRDFRVAPIPVVRYKMSARGAVGGVHVRKSPFDPELIDIIFFDERGMDIPSGREKSIERLFFREDFRRAKVDEIGRISPPPYGMEYYQDGVLSFIDRDVLRRRNFRIVIDYAYGSASVILPQIFGMLGCEVIALNGCMDESKITKSAEGFRRSQQQLSEIVRSLGADLGIMLDAGGEKIFIVDDVGNLLSDDLALAVMALLVMRTHCPAVIAIPITAGTAIEALARESGFRVLRTRTAPRALMEAATQEDVVFVGDGLGGFIFSQFQPAFDGMLAILKLLEMLAAQDLRLHQMILSIPQRFKYREQAPCSWERKGGTMRALIAATADDRPDLVDGVRVHLGGDWVILYPDHDRPYFHIIAEADTLARAEAHVARYRKILDDCMKGSPAEAAL, from the coding sequence ATGAAAGCCGTAATCATGGCCGGCGGATTCGGAACTCGGCTGCGGCCGTTAACGGCCAACCTTCCAAAGCCGATGATCCCGATGGCTGCCAAGCCGCTCATGGAGCATACTGTCGCGCTGCTCAAAGATCACGGCTTTGACGACCTGATCACCCTCCTCTACTTCCAACCGGATACGATCGAGCGTTACTTCGGCGACGGCGCCGAGTTCGGCGTCAAGATGGTCTATGCCACCGCTACCGAGGATTATGGGACGGCCGGAGCGGTGAAGAACGCTGAAGCCTTTCTCGACGGGACGTTCCTGGTCACCAGCGGCGATATCCTCACCGATTTCGATCTCTCGGAGGCGGTGAAGGTCCACAAGAATCGCGGCGCTCTGGCCACGATCGTGCTGACCAGAGTCGAAAATCCACTCCAGTACGGTGTGGTCATCACCGCTTCCGACGGCCGTATCACGCACTTTCTCGAAAAGCCGACCTGGGGCGAGGTCCTGAGCGATACCGTCAACACCGGCATCTACATCCTTGAACCCGAGGTGCTTGAACTGATCCCGACCGGAGTAGAGTTCGACTTCAGCCGCGATCTATTTCCACGGCTGATGGAGGAGGGCCGCGCCCTGTACGGACATGTGGCAACCGGCTACTGGAAGGATGTGGGCGACCTGATCGAATATCGCCTTGCGCATCGGGACATCCTGGCCGGTCTGGTGAAGGTCGCGCTTCCCGGAAAGCCGGTGGAGGGACTCGACAAACCGATCTGGCTTGGCGAGGGAAGTCGCGTCGATTTCACCGCGTCACTGAAAGACGGCGTCCTAATCGGGAAGCACACACAGGTCGGGGCCAACACCTACATCACGCGCAGCGTCATCGGCGACAACTGCGTCATCGAAGAGGGCGCCGTCATCATCGGTTCGATCCTCTGGAATAATGTATTCATCGGCTCTCGTGCTGTCCTGAAAGAGAACGTGGTCGGCCAGGCAAGTGAGATCAAGGCCAACGCCCGCATCTTCGAGGGCGCGTTAATCAGCGAACAGTGCAAAGTCGGCGAGGGGTCCGTCGTCAAGGCCGATGTGAAGGTGTGGCCCCACAAGGTAATCGAGGACGGCGCCGTTCTGGCCACCAGTCTGATCTGGGGCCAGAAATGGTCTCGGTCTCTGTTCGGGGCCTACGGTGTAACCGGGTTGGCAAATCTCGAGATCTCGCCGGAGTTCGGGGCCAAACTCGGGGCCTGCTTTGGGGCAACCCTCCGGATGGGGTCGATCGTCAGAACCAGTCGCGATAGTCACCAGGCCTCCCATATGGTCAAGCGGGCTGTTATCAGCGGCCTCCTTTCCGCCGGCGTCAGTGTGCGCGATTTCCGCGTCGCCCCTATCCCGGTGGTCCGGTACAAGATGAGCGCGCGCGGCGCCGTAGGCGGCGTGCACGTCCGAAAATCGCCCTTCGACCCCGAGTTGATCGACATCATCTTCTTTGACGAGCGCGGAATGGATATCCCATCCGGCCGAGAGAAAAGTATCGAACGGCTCTTCTTCCGGGAAGATTTCCGCCGCGCCAAGGTCGATGAAATCGGCCGCATCTCCCCTCCTCCGTACGGCATGGAATATTATCAGGACGGAGTGCTGAGCTTTATCGATCGGGATGTGCTGCGCCGTCGCAACTTCAGGATCGTCATCGACTATGCCTACGGCTCGGCGTCGGTCATCCTCCCGCAGATCTTCGGAATGCTGGGGTGCGAGGTGATCGCACTGAACGGCTGCATGGACGAAAGCAAAATCACCAAAAGCGCAGAAGGATTCCGTCGCTCGCAGCAACAGCTCTCGGAGATCGTCAGAAGCCTTGGAGCAGACCTGGGAATCATGCTTGACGCCGGGGGGGAAAAGATCTTCATTGTCGATGACGTCGGTAACCTGCTGAGCGACGACCTGGCTCTGGCGGTCATGGCCCTGCTGGTGATGCGGACCCATTGTCCGGCAGTGATCGCCATTCCGATCACTGCCGGTACGGCGATAGAAGCGTTGGCTCGCGAATCGGGCTTTAGAGTCCTCAGAACAAGAACGGCCCCACGAGCATTGATGGAAGCGGCGACTCAGGAGGACGTTGTTTTCGTGGGCGATGGTCTCGGCGGTTTCATCTTTTCCCAGTTCCAACCGGCCTTTGACGGGATGCTGGCTATTTTGAAGCTTCTGGAAATGCTCGCAGCCCAGGATCTCCGATTGCATCAGATGATCCTGTCTATTCCTCAGCGTTTCAAATACCGCGAGCAGGCGCCATGTTCCTGGGAGCGGAAGGGCGGGACGATGCGGGCGCTCATCGCAGCCACAGCAGATGATCGACCCGATCTGGTGGATGGGGTACGGGTCCATCTTGGCGGCGACTGGGTGATCCTCTATCCGGATCACGACCGACCGTACTTCCATATCATTGCCGAAGCCGACACGCTCGCGCGGGCAGAAGCTCATGTGGCCCGGTATCGAAAAATTCTCGACGATTGCATGAAGGGTAGCCCGGCGGAGGCCGCCCTATGA